From the Bacillus tuaregi genome, one window contains:
- the aspA gene encoding aspartate ammonia-lyase, with the protein MEKIEVRLEKDFLGTKEVPKEAYYGIQTLRAVENFPITGYKVHEELIKALAIVKKAAALANMDVKHLYEGLGKAIVQAADEIIEGKRMDEFLVDPIQGGAGTSMNMNINEIIANRALELLGHEKGSYRHLSPNNHVNMSQSTNDVFPTAIHIATLHLLEKLLKTMSRMQDVFQEKAQAFDHIIKMGRTHLQDAVPIRLGQEFEAYRRVIERDIRRIKQSRKHLYQVNMGATAVGTGLNADPRYIEKVVSYLAQNSQLPLQSADHLVDGTQNTDAYTEVSASLKVCMINMSKIANDIRLMASGPRAGLAELILPARQPGSSIMPGKVNPVMPEMINQVAFQVIGNDHTICMASEAGQLELNVMEPVLVFNLLQSISIMNNAFDVFTEHCLKGIEANVDRLKEYVEKSVGIITAVNPHIGYEVAARIAREAILKGKPVRELCLQYDVLTEEELELILNPYEMTKPGISGAALLDTD; encoded by the coding sequence ATTGAAAAAATAGAGGTACGATTGGAAAAAGACTTTTTAGGAACAAAGGAAGTTCCAAAGGAAGCATATTACGGAATCCAGACATTACGTGCCGTTGAAAACTTCCCAATTACAGGATATAAGGTTCATGAAGAACTGATTAAAGCATTAGCTATTGTGAAAAAAGCGGCGGCTCTTGCGAATATGGATGTAAAGCATTTATATGAAGGGTTAGGAAAGGCCATCGTCCAAGCCGCGGATGAAATAATTGAAGGAAAAAGAATGGATGAATTTCTTGTTGACCCTATCCAAGGTGGAGCGGGAACATCCATGAACATGAATATTAATGAAATCATTGCGAACCGGGCACTTGAACTGCTTGGGCATGAAAAAGGGTCCTATAGGCATCTAAGTCCAAACAATCATGTCAATATGTCCCAATCAACTAATGATGTATTCCCAACGGCTATTCATATCGCAACGCTCCATTTATTAGAAAAACTATTAAAAACAATGAGCCGTATGCAAGACGTGTTTCAGGAAAAAGCCCAAGCATTTGACCATATTATCAAAATGGGACGAACCCATCTACAGGATGCTGTCCCTATTAGACTTGGTCAAGAGTTTGAAGCCTATCGTCGTGTGATTGAGCGGGACATTCGCCGTATTAAGCAATCACGGAAGCATTTATATCAAGTCAATATGGGAGCAACAGCAGTAGGAACAGGATTAAATGCAGACCCTCGTTATATTGAAAAGGTTGTTAGTTACCTAGCACAGAACAGTCAGCTTCCATTGCAAAGTGCGGATCACTTGGTTGATGGTACCCAAAATACGGACGCTTATACGGAGGTTTCTGCTAGCTTAAAGGTTTGTATGATTAATATGTCTAAAATTGCTAATGATATTCGCTTAATGGCTTCTGGACCTCGTGCAGGATTAGCTGAGCTGATATTACCAGCTCGCCAGCCAGGCTCATCGATTATGCCTGGAAAGGTCAACCCAGTCATGCCTGAAATGATTAATCAAGTGGCTTTTCAAGTAATTGGTAACGACCATACTATATGTATGGCATCAGAAGCAGGTCAGCTTGAACTCAATGTGATGGAGCCTGTTCTCGTCTTTAATTTGCTGCAGTCAATTAGCATCATGAATAATGCCTTCGATGTGTTTACTGAGCATTGCTTAAAAGGCATTGAAGCGAATGTAGATCGTTTAAAAGAGTACGTCGAAAAGAGTGTTGGGATTATTACAGCCGTCAATCCGCATATTGGATATGAAGTAGCGGCACGTATTGCAAGAGAGGCTATCTTGAAAGGAAAACCCGTAAGAGAGCTGTGTTTGCAATATGATGTATTAACTGAGGAAGAGCTTGAGTTAATTTTGAATCCATACGAGATGACAAAGCCTGGAATCTCGGGGGCAGCACTGTTAGATACAGATTGA
- a CDS encoding aldehyde dehydrogenase family protein, giving the protein MFMKTEVLGTKMFLAGEWISKEETIAVLNPQDDTLITNVPAASAEDMLFAIEQAKEGAQKAASMPVHQRISILNKAANYINKNSEKYAETIALEGSKTINQARAEVKRCIQTLQISAEEARRIQGETIPFDQREGSEDRLGYYYRFPIGIIAAITPFNDPLNLVAHKVGPAIASGNAIIVKPATVTPLSALLLAEAFEAAGLPPKVLSVITGHGGEIGDLLITHPAIRMVSFTGGLETGEKIAHKAGLKKISMELGSNSPVIVLKDADFQEAVEATVSGAFYAVGQNCLGVQRVYIEQDIYDEFCSEFVARVSEYRVGDKMLETTDMGPLINEKEAIRVEKWVNEAVEKGATLLIGGKREGAFYSPTVLTDVPADCTIAQQEIFGPVVLLYPVNDFSSAIEKSNAVDYGLQAGIFTRDIEKAFEAIEKMNVGGIMINDSSDYRIDGMPFGGVKGSGLGREGVKFAIQEMTEPKVVSFKLNYKKSV; this is encoded by the coding sequence ATGTTTATGAAAACGGAAGTACTTGGCACGAAAATGTTCCTTGCGGGTGAATGGATTAGTAAAGAGGAAACGATTGCCGTATTAAACCCTCAAGACGATACATTGATTACAAATGTTCCTGCAGCATCAGCAGAAGATATGTTATTTGCCATAGAACAAGCGAAAGAAGGCGCTCAAAAGGCTGCTTCAATGCCTGTTCACCAAAGGATTAGCATCTTAAACAAAGCGGCCAATTATATAAATAAAAATAGTGAAAAATATGCTGAAACGATTGCCCTAGAAGGTAGTAAAACGATTAATCAAGCAAGAGCCGAAGTGAAACGCTGTATCCAAACCCTGCAAATATCAGCTGAAGAAGCAAGACGTATACAGGGAGAAACGATTCCTTTCGATCAAAGAGAAGGTAGTGAGGATCGCCTTGGTTATTATTACCGTTTTCCCATTGGAATCATTGCCGCCATTACACCTTTTAATGACCCGCTTAACCTAGTTGCACATAAAGTCGGTCCAGCCATAGCATCAGGAAATGCTATTATCGTGAAGCCGGCAACCGTTACGCCTCTGAGTGCTCTTCTTTTAGCAGAAGCCTTTGAAGCTGCTGGACTGCCTCCTAAAGTGCTTTCTGTTATCACAGGGCATGGCGGTGAAATAGGGGATCTATTAATTACACATCCTGCGATTCGAATGGTTTCCTTTACAGGCGGACTCGAAACGGGAGAAAAAATTGCCCATAAAGCAGGTTTGAAAAAGATTAGCATGGAGCTTGGATCCAATTCACCTGTCATTGTTTTGAAGGATGCCGATTTCCAAGAGGCTGTTGAAGCAACCGTTTCAGGAGCATTCTATGCAGTGGGACAAAATTGTCTTGGAGTCCAACGCGTATATATTGAACAGGATATTTACGATGAATTCTGCTCAGAGTTCGTTGCTCGGGTTAGCGAATATCGAGTGGGCGATAAGATGCTGGAAACAACAGACATGGGTCCGCTGATTAATGAAAAGGAAGCGATAAGGGTAGAGAAGTGGGTGAATGAAGCTGTTGAAAAAGGGGCAACTCTTCTCATTGGAGGCAAGCGTGAAGGTGCCTTTTACTCTCCGACCGTCCTAACAGATGTACCGGCAGATTGCACCATCGCACAGCAGGAGATATTTGGCCCAGTTGTTTTACTGTATCCTGTGAATGATTTTTCCTCTGCCATTGAAAAATCCAACGCTGTGGACTATGGATTGCAGGCCGGAATTTTTACACGAGACATTGAAAAGGCATTTGAAGCCATCGAAAAAATGAATGTTGGCGGCATTATGATTAATGACAGCAGTGATTATCGGATTGACGGGATGCCATTTGGCGGTGTGAAGGGATCTGGACTTGGAAGAGAAGGTGTGAAGTTCGCGATTCAGGAGATGACAGAGCCAAAGGTCGTTAGCTTTAAGCTGAACTATAAAAAATCGGTGTAA
- a CDS encoding aminotransferase family protein has protein sequence MLLEVTESAQKKYEELAELDKKHFFHPSTSFRQQKADGPGFIFTEGKGIYLKDIRGREVIDSLSSLWNVNIGHGREELAVAAMEQMKKLAYSSTFATNSHEPVIRLAAKIAEMAPGDLNYTFFTCGGSESNDTAFKTARYYWKMKGYKNKTKIISRGKSYHGVSIGASPATGLFPFRDFPGLSQDHLYVDSSIEALKEMIEREGAETIAAIISEPVQGSGGVNLPPSQNFFKEVREICDQNDILFIADEVINGFYRTGKNFGIDNFDVVPDMMAIAKGITSGYAPLGGVVFTDRLKNELTELTEGNFYHGYTYSGHNTACAVALKNLEIIEQEKLNENVNLMGAELLKGFQYLEQTHEEIGNIRQIGLLGAIEIFKDRETKTTFDEPVSLKVVEEALKHDMIGRAIVYEGQDTIAFAPPFCITKDEVEKIISIIDTSLTAVKKRL, from the coding sequence ATGTTATTAGAAGTGACTGAAAGCGCGCAAAAAAAATATGAGGAATTAGCTGAACTAGATAAGAAGCATTTCTTTCATCCGTCTACATCATTTAGACAGCAAAAAGCAGATGGACCTGGGTTTATTTTTACAGAAGGAAAAGGAATCTATTTAAAGGATATCAGAGGAAGAGAAGTCATTGATAGTTTATCTTCACTATGGAATGTAAATATCGGCCACGGTAGAGAAGAACTTGCCGTTGCAGCGATGGAGCAGATGAAAAAGCTAGCTTACAGCTCAACGTTTGCAACGAACAGCCATGAACCAGTGATTCGATTAGCAGCTAAGATTGCTGAAATGGCACCTGGAGATTTGAATTATACGTTCTTCACATGCGGCGGTTCTGAATCAAATGATACAGCCTTCAAAACAGCACGCTACTACTGGAAGATGAAGGGTTATAAAAATAAAACAAAAATCATTTCTCGCGGTAAATCTTATCATGGTGTATCCATTGGTGCTTCACCTGCGACAGGCTTGTTCCCATTCAGAGACTTCCCAGGATTATCTCAGGATCACCTATATGTCGATTCATCGATTGAGGCACTGAAGGAAATGATCGAGCGTGAAGGAGCAGAAACGATTGCAGCCATCATTTCAGAACCAGTTCAAGGCTCTGGTGGCGTAAACCTACCACCGTCCCAGAACTTCTTTAAAGAGGTTCGTGAGATTTGCGATCAGAACGATATCTTGTTCATTGCAGATGAGGTAATCAATGGATTCTACAGAACAGGTAAAAACTTTGGAATCGATAACTTTGATGTGGTACCAGATATGATGGCGATTGCGAAGGGGATTACGAGCGGTTACGCTCCGCTTGGAGGGGTAGTCTTTACTGATAGACTGAAGAATGAGTTAACAGAACTCACAGAAGGTAACTTCTACCACGGATATACGTACAGTGGTCATAATACAGCCTGCGCTGTTGCTCTTAAAAACTTAGAAATAATCGAACAAGAAAAATTAAATGAAAATGTAAACCTAATGGGTGCAGAGCTGCTAAAAGGATTCCAATATTTAGAGCAGACTCATGAGGAAATTGGAAACATTCGTCAAATTGGTTTGCTTGGAGCGATTGAAATCTTTAAAGATAGAGAAACAAAAACAACCTTCGATGAACCGGTATCATTAAAGGTAGTAGAGGAAGCTCTTAAACATGATATGATCGGCCGTGCGATTGTTTATGAGGGTCAAGATACGATTGCTTTTGCACCGCCATTCTGTATCACAAAGGATGAAGTAGAAAAAATCATTTCAATTATTGATACTTCCTTAACAGCCGTTAAAAAAAGACTCTAA